Proteins encoded within one genomic window of Nonomuraea gerenzanensis:
- a CDS encoding carbohydrate ABC transporter permease, which translates to MIRRAVLVLLGLVWLGPTYLLLVNAARPADSYDPASAWVPSGDFALLENFARAVEGANLGGSLASTALYSVVSPLLGVLIGALAGYVIVVLRLRYGFWWFLLIFGGTVFPSQMLLVPLFVGYSDAGLYDTRLGLIILYTAINVPLAAFVLRNYYAGVAFSIFEAARMDGASTFRVFWRIYLPMSLPALTAVFILEFTFIWNDLIFGLTLTQTEDVRPVMTAIAGLMTDVYAGTPVPVGLAAGLVVSLPTVVLFLATQRLFARGLSLGSVQ; encoded by the coding sequence ATGATCAGGCGTGCCGTGCTCGTCCTGCTCGGCCTGGTCTGGCTAGGGCCGACGTACCTGCTGCTGGTCAACGCCGCGCGGCCGGCGGACTCCTACGACCCGGCCAGCGCGTGGGTCCCGTCGGGGGACTTCGCGCTGCTGGAGAACTTCGCGCGGGCCGTGGAGGGCGCGAACCTCGGCGGCAGCCTGGCCAGCACCGCGCTCTACAGCGTCGTCTCGCCGCTGCTCGGCGTGCTCATCGGGGCGCTGGCCGGGTACGTGATCGTGGTGCTGCGGCTGCGGTACGGGTTCTGGTGGTTCCTGCTGATCTTCGGCGGCACCGTCTTCCCGTCCCAGATGTTGCTGGTGCCGCTCTTCGTCGGCTACAGCGACGCCGGCCTGTACGACACGCGCCTCGGCCTGATCATCCTCTACACGGCGATCAACGTGCCGCTGGCCGCGTTCGTGCTGCGCAACTACTACGCCGGCGTGGCGTTCTCGATCTTCGAGGCGGCCCGCATGGACGGCGCCTCGACCTTCCGCGTCTTCTGGCGCATCTACCTGCCGATGTCGCTGCCCGCGCTGACGGCGGTGTTCATCCTGGAGTTCACCTTCATCTGGAACGACCTGATCTTCGGCCTCACCCTCACCCAGACCGAGGACGTGCGGCCGGTCATGACGGCCATCGCGGGCCTCATGACCGACGTGTACGCCGGCACCCCGGTCCCCGTCGGCCTGGCGGCGGGGCTGGTGGTCTCGCTGCCGACCGTCGTGTTGTTCCTCGCCACCCAGCGCCTGTTCGCCAGGGGCCTGTCTCTAGGGAGTGTTCAATGA
- a CDS encoding carbohydrate ABC transporter permease — protein sequence MSRAAPILGRFRYGYVAPAALLVAVLLYAPFVWTAYLSLTRYDGLESPVWVGLANFAKLFDDAALLISTRNTLIWVIGTMVLPVGLGLLVAVLSYDIRGGAWYRVPFMLPYALSGAGLAMVWSPVLSHDGIANLLLGVDTAFLQEAPTNTFAMLAVWTWQQLGVNTLLFVVGLQSIPKEPIEAARLDGASGWRLFRHVIWPLMRPLTAVVVGLALVSSLKTFDIVWVLTQGGPGRNSETLAVTMYKETFVASDYGYGSAVAVMLTVVTGLASYLYLRRQVTVA from the coding sequence GTGAGCCGCGCCGCCCCAATCCTCGGCAGGTTCAGGTACGGCTACGTGGCGCCGGCGGCGCTACTGGTCGCGGTGCTGCTGTACGCGCCGTTCGTGTGGACGGCGTACCTGAGCCTGACCCGTTACGACGGCCTGGAGTCGCCTGTCTGGGTGGGCCTGGCCAACTTCGCGAAGCTGTTCGACGACGCGGCGCTGCTCATCTCGACCCGTAACACGCTGATCTGGGTGATCGGCACCATGGTGCTGCCGGTCGGGCTCGGGCTGCTGGTCGCGGTGCTGTCGTACGACATCAGGGGCGGCGCCTGGTACCGGGTGCCGTTCATGCTGCCGTACGCGCTCAGCGGGGCGGGCCTGGCCATGGTGTGGAGCCCGGTCCTGTCCCACGACGGCATCGCGAACCTGCTGCTCGGCGTGGACACCGCGTTCCTCCAGGAGGCGCCGACGAACACGTTCGCGATGCTCGCCGTCTGGACGTGGCAGCAGCTCGGCGTCAACACCCTGCTGTTCGTGGTGGGGCTGCAGTCGATCCCGAAGGAGCCGATCGAGGCGGCGCGGCTGGACGGGGCGTCGGGCTGGCGGCTGTTCCGGCACGTGATCTGGCCGCTCATGCGGCCGCTGACGGCGGTCGTGGTGGGGCTGGCGCTGGTGTCGAGCCTGAAGACGTTCGACATCGTGTGGGTGCTGACCCAGGGCGGCCCGGGGCGCAACTCCGAGACGCTCGCGGTGACCATGTACAAGGAGACGTTCGTGGCCAGCGACTACGGTTACGGCTCGGCCGTCGCGGTGATGCTGACCGTCGTGACGGGGCTGGCGTCGTACCTGTACCTGCGCAGGCAGGTGACGGTCGCATGA
- a CDS encoding ABC transporter substrate-binding protein, whose translation MYRSRVATLGVAALVLAACGGNGAEAPQKKTELTLYNDKGAWTKYFDEMGALSKQSIGLGMKPTGYTDSAQYQAFIKASFRTNVKPDLFTWQTGGMLEEIVKQKQVAETTAVWQEAIKAGDLSQDLAPYYTVGGKQYCVPMNVAYWGMFYNKKIFDKYDLKPPQTWDDLVKTAETLKQNGVKAFYHTSVLFSFVWFEQLMAGTDPDLYDRLSTGKAKYTDPGVVQVMERWKQLIDAGYFINPGDKTDPGDVLKTGKAAMVSFGTWFNTSMTTRSMKAGTDYDFFVIPNVDAALPKTSMIFESGPLCSLTKAADPDASMKYLKWWTTSEAQDKWAKSRGDVSANPKVTIDDPALGTVTKDAGSGKYRLVNRYFEATPPPILTAALDGFSKFVTEPGTYQEVLESIQKAADEYWSTHQ comes from the coding sequence ATGTACCGGTCACGTGTGGCCACGCTCGGCGTGGCGGCGCTCGTCCTGGCCGCCTGCGGCGGCAACGGCGCCGAGGCGCCGCAGAAGAAGACGGAGCTGACCCTCTACAACGACAAGGGTGCCTGGACGAAGTACTTCGACGAGATGGGCGCCCTGTCCAAGCAGAGCATCGGCCTGGGCATGAAGCCGACGGGATACACGGACTCTGCGCAGTACCAGGCCTTCATCAAGGCGTCGTTCCGCACGAACGTCAAGCCCGACCTGTTCACCTGGCAGACCGGGGGGATGCTGGAGGAGATCGTCAAGCAGAAGCAGGTGGCCGAGACCACGGCCGTCTGGCAGGAGGCGATCAAGGCGGGCGACCTGTCGCAGGACCTCGCGCCCTACTACACGGTAGGCGGCAAGCAGTACTGCGTGCCGATGAACGTCGCCTACTGGGGCATGTTCTACAACAAGAAGATCTTCGACAAGTACGACCTGAAGCCGCCGCAGACCTGGGACGACCTCGTCAAGACGGCGGAAACGCTCAAGCAGAACGGCGTGAAGGCGTTCTACCACACCAGCGTGCTGTTCTCGTTCGTCTGGTTCGAGCAGCTCATGGCCGGCACCGACCCCGACCTGTACGACCGCCTGTCCACCGGCAAGGCCAAGTACACCGACCCCGGCGTGGTGCAGGTGATGGAGCGGTGGAAGCAGCTCATCGACGCCGGCTACTTCATCAACCCGGGCGACAAGACCGACCCCGGCGACGTGCTGAAGACCGGCAAGGCGGCGATGGTGTCGTTCGGCACCTGGTTCAACACGAGCATGACCACGCGCAGCATGAAGGCCGGCACCGACTACGACTTCTTCGTCATCCCGAACGTCGACGCGGCACTGCCGAAGACGTCCATGATCTTCGAGAGCGGGCCGCTGTGCTCGCTCACCAAGGCGGCCGACCCCGACGCCAGCATGAAGTACCTCAAGTGGTGGACCACCTCCGAGGCGCAGGACAAGTGGGCCAAGAGCCGGGGTGACGTGAGCGCCAACCCGAAGGTGACGATCGACGACCCGGCGCTCGGCACGGTCACCAAGGACGCGGGCAGCGGCAAGTACCGCCTGGTCAACCGCTACTTCGAGGCGACGCCGCCGCCGATCCTGACCGCCGCGCTCGACGGGTTCAGCAAGTTCGTGACCGAGCCCGGCACCTACCAGGAGGTGCTGGAGAGCATCCAGAAGGCGGCGGACGAGTACTGGAGCACGCATCAGTGA
- a CDS encoding FadR/GntR family transcriptional regulator — protein sequence MSEVARPTLSDALTERMLELIRTGGHRPGDRLPSTRELSQRFAVTTPTLREALRRLEATGAIELRHGSGIYVGAAIERLVLPNPNMREVRTAQLLELLDARILIEPPLAALAAEQAGDAELAALRQALDEASRHLRGEDAELHDANMTFHRATARLAGNSVLHEVVDSLLTVHGPEQREILQIFDDRRRDHEEHLAILEAIEARDAAQAEQRMRAHLVDVKTVIEHRMQPPR from the coding sequence ATGTCCGAGGTAGCGCGGCCGACGCTTTCCGACGCTCTGACCGAGCGCATGCTGGAGCTCATCCGTACGGGAGGGCACCGGCCCGGCGACAGGCTGCCCTCGACCAGGGAGCTCTCCCAGCGCTTCGCCGTCACCACCCCGACCCTGCGCGAGGCGCTACGCAGGCTGGAGGCCACCGGGGCCATCGAGCTGCGGCACGGCTCCGGCATCTACGTCGGCGCCGCCATCGAGCGGCTGGTCCTGCCCAACCCCAACATGCGCGAGGTGCGTACCGCGCAGCTCCTGGAGCTGCTCGACGCGCGGATCCTGATCGAGCCGCCGCTGGCGGCGCTGGCCGCCGAGCAGGCGGGCGACGCGGAGCTGGCGGCGCTGCGGCAGGCGCTGGACGAGGCGAGCAGGCACCTGCGCGGCGAGGACGCCGAGCTGCACGACGCGAACATGACCTTCCACCGGGCCACCGCCCGGCTGGCGGGCAACAGCGTGCTGCACGAGGTCGTCGACTCGCTGCTCACGGTCCACGGGCCGGAGCAGCGCGAGATCCTGCAGATCTTCGACGACCGGCGCCGCGACCACGAGGAGCACCTGGCCATCCTGGAGGCCATCGAGGCGCGTGACGCGGCGCAGGCCGAGCAGCGCATGCGGGCCCACCTGGTGGACGTCAAAACGGTGATCGAGCACCGGATGCAACCCCCCCGATGA